A stretch of the Sulfurospirillum sp. UCH001 genome encodes the following:
- the ruvX gene encoding Holliday junction resolvase RuvX, whose translation MKKIASIDIGLKRIGVALCLSLDIVTPQEAILRKNRDQAARDVDAFLNEWNIELLVVGLPKGGSSSEEMERRIKHFVSLLAFSGEVVYQDEYGSSNEAKEMMQGVIRQKRDGRIDSMAAKVILERYLDARKVQHG comes from the coding sequence GTGAAAAAAATAGCAAGTATTGATATTGGGCTCAAACGAATCGGTGTTGCACTCTGTTTGAGCTTAGATATTGTGACACCGCAAGAAGCAATCCTTCGTAAAAATCGTGATCAAGCAGCGCGCGATGTGGATGCATTTTTAAATGAGTGGAATATCGAGCTTTTAGTCGTGGGGCTTCCTAAAGGGGGCAGCAGTAGTGAAGAGATGGAACGACGCATTAAACATTTTGTATCCCTCTTAGCGTTTAGCGGAGAAGTTGTGTATCAGGATGAATATGGCTCAAGCAATGAGGCTAAAGAGATGATGCAAGGTGTGATTCGCCAAAAAAGAGATGGCAGGATTGATTCTATGGCAGCAAAGGTCATATTGGAGCGTTATTTGGATGCGAGAAAGGTACAGCATGGTTGA
- a CDS encoding trimeric intracellular cation channel family protein — translation MVELMVADIIGTVAFALSGFYVAVKEKLDLLGVFIASFLTALGGGLVRDMLADRPPYTFTNLMPTFLVLGVIVFSIMFKLHQKDEIEKTFYFIVSDTLGLVSFSITGALIGLQAGFNFFGVILLALITAVGGGVVRDILLNRVPLLLTSEFYGTVALLVGAILFVFAQFDISGYMPLMFVFTFGVALRLLAYYKQWNLPKIG, via the coding sequence ATGGTTGAGCTCATGGTCGCCGATATCATCGGTACAGTTGCTTTTGCACTCAGTGGTTTTTATGTTGCCGTAAAAGAGAAACTTGATTTATTGGGCGTATTTATTGCTTCGTTTTTAACTGCGCTTGGTGGTGGATTGGTGCGTGACATGCTTGCAGATCGGCCTCCTTACACATTCACGAACCTAATGCCTACTTTTTTGGTTTTGGGCGTTATTGTTTTTAGTATAATGTTTAAATTACACCAAAAAGATGAGATAGAAAAGACCTTTTATTTTATCGTGAGTGATACATTAGGACTAGTCTCTTTTTCAATTACAGGTGCGCTTATTGGGTTACAAGCTGGATTTAATTTCTTTGGAGTGATTTTGCTTGCGCTGATTACTGCAGTTGGCGGTGGCGTAGTACGCGATATTTTACTTAATCGTGTACCACTTTTGTTAACCAGTGAGTTTTATGGAACGGTTGCGCTGTTGGTAGGAGCGATTTTATTTGTATTCGCACAGTTTGATATAAGTGGTTATATGCCATTGATGTTCGTTTTTACATTTGGGGTTGCCCTTAGGTTATTGGCATATTACAAACAGTGGAATTTACCTAAAATTGGGTAG